In a single window of the Hippocampus zosterae strain Florida chromosome 6, ASM2543408v3, whole genome shotgun sequence genome:
- the selenoe gene encoding selenoprotein e, with protein sequence MPPNPVAIRWSPPCESSPGGSVVFSQKGKATRGKLRDVVMLPTFLMLTLAAVVVAATGSDNETTAAREGHVNIARGKLLAPSVVGUGIKKMPELHHFLLERWALYHNLEYDSSEEVDPRLIFYDDKDEVVKTVSVKGMKAMEIAALLDSLGFYKRSQKGEVVPEEFQDFPLRAPRDEL encoded by the exons ATGCCCCCCAACCCCGTCGCCATAAGGTGGTCTCCTCCATGTGAGTCCAGTCCAGGTGGAAGCGTCGTCTTTAGTCAAAAAGGCAAAGCAACTCGGGGAAAGCTCCGAGACGTCGTCATGTTGCCGACTTTCTTGATGCTAACCCTCGCCGCCGTCGTCGTGGCGGCGACAGGAAGCGACAACGAAACCACGGCGGCCCGAGAAGGCCACGTCAACATCGCCCGGGGAAAACTGCTG gCTCCCAGCGTGGTTGGATGAGGCATCAAGAAAATGCCCGAGCTGCATCACTTCCTGTTGGAGCGCTGGGCTTTGTA TCACAACCTGGAGTACGATTCCTCGGAGGAAGTGGACCCTCGACTCATTTTTTATGATGACAAGGACGAGGTTGTGAAG ACTGTCAGTGTGAAAGGCATGAAGGCGATGGAGATCGCCGCCCTGCTGGACTCACTGGGCTTCTACAAGCGGTCACAGAAAGGCGAAGTCGTGCCGGAGGAGTTCCAGGACTTCCCCTTGCGCGCACCCCGCGATGAGCTGTGA
- the LOC127602703 gene encoding translation initiation factor IF-2-like, protein MPSKRKKNQRRMRRVQKERQALEEKNSCSSPAKPSPAVAPKEPKKTNKGGAKVQPEVAKRAPAQVRPAVPEPVPSDKALGEATPEPQPASQIKCKVLALEPAADASQPFSAAEPKPAAGQKVEPKSTQEVVSAAPESKTVTEEINPVEQVVTRVPELVSCTFNSQPITETGPAAKVEPKSGEQVGASVPQTLSCTLNSEKVINAEPALRAESDMVKQVVASVSELDPKPEQVAIQKMSEEVICCTFAPQPVVEAKLALKVESESIDHVIASVPKLIGCTSDSESLKPSGVSEQTEAREIPEPGLKKSPKPEPVAGGQQTAEQVFGCSLDPEPVVEPEEDRVPVPKPAVVARIPQPEPEPKAEAKPVAVNAETELVEIHEDAAPSTQCPSEESNIASHQMQLESTMNGHLLPKVSKEG, encoded by the exons ATGCCcagcaagaggaagaagaatCAGCGTCGCATGAGGAGAGTG CAGAAGGAACGACAAGCTctagaggaaaaaaacagctgcagctcgcCAGCAAAACCCTCGCCCGCGGTCGCCCCCAAAGAACCAAAGAAGACGAACAAAGGGGGCGCCAAGGTCCAACCTGAAGTGGCGAAGCGAGCACCGGCCCAGGTTCGGCCGGCGGTCCCAGAGCCGGTTCCCTCTGATAAGGCGCTTGGAGAAGCCACTCCAGAACCACAACCAGCAAGTCAG ATCAAATGCAAAGTCTTGGCACTGGAACCTGCAGCAGACGCAAGTCAGCCCTTTTCTGCAGCTGAACCAAAACCAGCTGCAGGACAGAAAGTAGAACCCAAATCAACTCAGGAAGTAGTCTCCGCTGCACCAGAATCAAAAACCGTAACTGAGGAAATAAACCCAGTAGAGCAAGTTGTCACTCGTGTACCAGAATTGGTCAGTTGCACCTTTAACTCACAACCAATTACTGAAACAGGACCGGCCGCTAAAGTGGAACCAAAATCTGGAGAGCAGGTTGGTGCTAGTGTGCCACAAACGCTTAGTTGCACACTCAACTCAGAAAAAGTCATTAACGCAGAACCGGCCCTTAGGGCGGAATCAGATATGGTCAAGCAGGTTGTGGCTAGTGTATCAGAGCTAGACCCAAAACCAGAACAAGTGGCGATCCAAAAGATGTCAGAGGAGGTCATCTGTTGCACCTTCGCCCCACAACCGGTAGTCGAAGCAAAACTGGCCCTAAAGGTAGAATCGGAGTCGATAGACCATGTTATCGCCAGTGTACCAAAACTCATCGGTTGCACCTCTGACTCAGAATCGTTAAAGCCTTCTGGTGTATCAGAACAAACGGAAGCCAGGGAGATCCCTGAACCAGGACTCAAGAAGAGCCCTAAACCAGAACCAGTTGCTGGAGGACAACAGACAGCAGAACAGGTCTTCGGCTGCTCCCTCGACCCAGAACCCGTTGTTGAACCAGAGGAGGACCGTGTCCCGGTACCAAAACCAGCGGTTGTTGCTCGCATACCTCAACCAGAACCAGAACCAAAGGCGGAAGCAAAACCTGTTGCTGTCAATGCAGAAACAGAACTTGTTGAAATCCACGAG gaTGCTGCCCCCTCCACTCAATGTCCCTCGGAAGAGAGCAACATAGCGTCTCATCAGATGCAGCTGGAATCAACAATGAATGGTCACCTACTTCCAAAGGTCTCCAAAGAAGGATAG